From a region of the Mercurialis annua linkage group LG1-X, ddMerAnnu1.2, whole genome shotgun sequence genome:
- the LOC126661931 gene encoding peroxidase 44-like: protein MQIKFSFLFFFFALPLVLADLRVGFYQSTCPQAESIVLQVIGNRFKSDKSITGALLRLQFHDCFVKGCDASILIDPKPTDQTQREKQAGPNQTVRGYELIDAIKTAIEAVCPSMVSCADIIALATRDAVALAGGPRYTVPTGRRDGLVSDIANVNLPGPQSTVPQAFQIFRSKGFTVPEMVTLLGAHTVGVAHCSFFQERVSNGAFDPNMDPSLAANLSRICSSSNSDPAVFLDQSTGSTFDNEYYKQLMMRRGILQIDQQLAIDGSSAGIVSGFARNGLGFTQSFASAMVKLITFDVLVGNAGEVRTNCRAFNTPKTTANPTVNSPNQSTNSTVNPPQTATNPTSNTPQTATNPKPAEKKRPPFFFIF, encoded by the exons atgcaaattaaattttcatttttgttctttttctttGCTCTTCCCCTTGTTTTAGCTGATTTGAGAGTTGGTTTTTATCAATCAACATGTCCTCAAGCTGAATCAATCGTACTTCAAGTGATCGGAAATCGGTTTAAGTCTGATAAATCCATAACTGGAGCTCTACTTCGATTGCAGTTTCATGATTGTTTTGTTAAA GGTTGTGATGCGTCGATCCTGATCGACCCAAAACCAACCGACCAAACCCAACGCGAGAAACAAGCCGGACCCAACCAGACGGTTCGAGGATATGAATTGATCGACGCGATCAAGACAGCTATAGAAGCAGTGTGCCCTTCAATGGTGTCGTGTGCAGACATCATAGCCCTAGCAACAAGGGACGCTGTTGCCCTAGCAGGAGGACCCAGATACACAGTTCCGACAGGCAGACGAGACGGTCTAGTTTCCGACATAGCCAACGTTAACTTGCCCGGACCACAATCTACAGTTCCACAAGCATTTCAAATTTTCCGATCAAAGGGATTTACAGTCCCCGAAATGGTGACACTTTTAGGTGCACATACAGTTGGTGTTGCTCACTGCAGTTTCTTCCAAGAACGCGTTTCGAATGGCGCTTTTGATCCGAATATGGACCCTAGTTTAGCTGCAAATCTCAGTCGGATATGTTCTTCTTCGAATTCTGACCCGGCTGTGTTTTTGGATCAAAGCACGGGGTCTACATTTGATAATGAGTATTATAAGCAGTTGATGATGAGGAGAGGGATACTGCAGATTGATCAACAGCTTGCCATTGATGGATCAAGTGCGGGTATCGTTTCGGGCTTTGCACGAAACGGGCTAGGGTTTACGCAGAGCTTCGCAAGTGCAATGGTGAAGTTGATAACTTTTGATGTTCTTGTTGGTAATGCTGGTGAAGTTAGAACAAATTGTAGGGCTTTTAATACCCCAAAAACAACAGCTAATCCGACTGTTAATTCTCCAAATCAATCCACTAATTCTACCGTTAATCCTCCACAAACAGCAACTAATCCTACATCTAATACCCCACAAACAGCAACTAATCCAAAGCCAGCTGAGAAAAAGAGACCAccttttttctttatattttaa